The following are encoded together in the Ezakiella massiliensis genome:
- a CDS encoding [citrate (pro-3S)-lyase] ligase codes for MDFEKKAFEEFLESQGIHFEDADEFFVMRDQGKIIASGAYKGSVIKLLAVDNKYREEGYLPKMITHIKDQLYKNGVETTYIYTKPEYESMFKSLGYEVFAKTDQIVLLLDNFHEYDDFIQRVNDSGKFNACIVMNANPFTWGHRKLVEYAARNISNVIIFVVEENKSKYSFEDRFKMVEDGLTDIWCEVMPGGKFIISDMTFPSYFLKDDTDIARAHASLDAEIFVSRIAKDLGLRQRYVAKEPFDNMTAIYNEELKKRQHPLFEVIEIDRYAIDGEIVSASKVRELEAEGKDYSKYVPETTREIMEKVK; via the coding sequence TTGGACTTTGAAAAAAAGGCCTTTGAAGAATTTTTGGAAAGCCAAGGAATCCATTTTGAGGATGCGGATGAGTTTTTTGTTATGAGGGACCAGGGCAAAATTATTGCAAGTGGTGCCTACAAAGGCAGCGTTATAAAACTTTTGGCCGTGGATAACAAATACCGTGAAGAAGGCTATTTGCCAAAGATGATAACTCATATAAAGGACCAGCTTTATAAAAACGGGGTGGAGACCACTTATATTTACACCAAGCCTGAGTACGAATCAATGTTTAAGTCTCTGGGCTACGAAGTTTTTGCAAAAACTGACCAGATTGTTTTGCTCCTCGATAATTTTCACGAGTATGACGATTTTATCCAAAGGGTAAATGATTCGGGCAAGTTTAATGCCTGCATAGTTATGAATGCTAATCCATTTACCTGGGGACACAGGAAGCTTGTTGAGTACGCAGCCAGGAATATATCAAATGTAATTATATTTGTAGTTGAAGAAAACAAGAGTAAGTATTCTTTTGAAGATAGGTTCAAGATGGTTGAAGATGGGCTCACTGATATTTGGTGCGAGGTAATGCCAGGGGGCAAGTTTATTATTTCAGATATGACCTTCCCAAGCTATTTTCTAAAGGACGACACAGATATTGCTCGTGCTCATGCAAGCTTAGATGCAGAAATTTTTGTTTCGCGTATTGCCAAGGACTTAGGACTAAGGCAAAGATATGTTGCCAAGGAACCTTTTGACAATATGACTGCAATATATAATGAAGAATTAAAGAAGCGTCAACATCCACTTTTTGAAGTGATAGAAATCGACCGTTATGCAATCGATGGTGAAATTGTTTCGGCTTCAAAGGTTAGAGAGTTGGAGGCTGAGGGCAAGGATTATTCCAAATATGTCCCTGAGACCACCAGAGAGATTATGGAGAAAGTAAAATGA
- a CDS encoding GNAT family N-acetyltransferase translates to MIEIYEVKTKKDIDDFTMLPFDLYKAEDNWVPPLISDYKKYITGKTSSVNEVGESIMYLAKKDGKLAGRILVGLNEELNEYHEVKDSYFSQYECIDDPEVSKALFDQASKWAKAQGSNLLKGPMSLPGGDDNRGFLLDNFNEPPMIQNVYNFKYYNDQVLDAGFSKYHDCYAFDGNPDKKSVGRYEKIIPYAMKKYKYRLDKFRLDKEGIKKDALDVLEVMKKGMPNNEDWVDLMPPSLEEIDNIVAAAAPIADADFIYIARNENDEPIAFNIAVPDYNQVLKKMNGKKNPFAILKFLYHKRKIDQMRVFVLFVVPEYRNKGVTQAIYFKIMENAIKKGYKKIEGSTIWDYNMPMLNDILKAGAKISKTYRVYQKEI, encoded by the coding sequence ATGATAGAGATATATGAGGTAAAGACCAAAAAGGATATTGATGACTTTACCATGTTGCCCTTTGACCTTTATAAGGCTGAGGACAACTGGGTACCGCCTTTAATTAGTGACTACAAAAAATATATTACAGGAAAGACTAGCTCGGTAAATGAAGTTGGCGAAAGTATTATGTATCTAGCAAAAAAAGATGGTAAACTCGCCGGTAGAATTTTGGTTGGCTTAAACGAAGAGTTAAATGAATATCATGAGGTTAAGGATTCATATTTTTCACAATACGAATGCATAGATGACCCAGAAGTTTCCAAGGCCTTGTTTGATCAAGCTTCCAAATGGGCAAAGGCTCAGGGCTCAAATTTATTGAAGGGACCTATGTCACTTCCAGGTGGAGATGACAATCGCGGATTTTTATTGGATAATTTTAATGAGCCGCCTATGATACAAAATGTCTACAATTTTAAATACTACAATGACCAAGTCTTGGATGCGGGCTTTAGCAAATACCATGATTGCTATGCCTTTGATGGGAATCCTGACAAGAAAAGTGTTGGGAGATATGAAAAAATTATTCCCTATGCTATGAAAAAATATAAGTATAGGCTGGATAAGTTCAGACTGGACAAAGAGGGCATAAAAAAAGACGCCTTGGATGTGCTCGAGGTTATGAAAAAAGGCATGCCAAACAATGAAGATTGGGTAGACCTTATGCCACCAAGTCTGGAGGAAATAGACAATATTGTCGCAGCGGCTGCACCAATAGCCGATGCTGATTTTATTTATATAGCAAGAAATGAAAACGACGAGCCAATTGCTTTTAATATTGCTGTTCCAGATTACAATCAAGTCCTTAAAAAGATGAATGGAAAGAAAAATCCTTTTGCAATTTTAAAATTTTTATATCATAAGAGAAAAATCGATCAGATGAGGGTTTTTGTTTTATTCGTAGTTCCGGAATACAGAAATAAAGGCGTCACTCAAGCTATATATTTCAAAATTATGGAAAATGCCATAAAAAAAGGCTACAAAAAAATAGAAGGCAGCACAATTTGGGATTACAATATGCCCATGCTAAATGATATCCTCAAGGCTGGCGCAAAGATATCAAAGACCTATAGGGTCTATCAAAAAGAAATTTAA
- a CDS encoding DNA-directed RNA polymerase subunit beta yields MVHPVKYGKRTRMSYSRIQEALDLPDLLEVQTSSFKWFLEEGIKEVFQDISPIEDYAGNLILEFVDYKIDDEFKYSQTEARLRDASYSAGLRAKVRLINKETGEVKEQEVFMGDIPIMTDTGSFIINGAERVIVSQLVRSPGAYFSSEFDKNGNVLISGQMIPNRGAWLEFETDTTGTLSVRVDRTRKVPITTLLRAFEVETDEDIIEAVGDFEVLRKTLEKDVAENKSDAVLEIYKKLRPGEPATEESATSLLYNMFFDYKRYDLAKVGRYTFNKKLGLANRIKGCNLARDVVDLNTGEILFEAGEALDLEKAKQIEDAGINFCYVMHNGKELKVVGNHFVDVNVYKDRVDLEALGVKEKVNYPVMEALLADESIKTKEDLEDAVRKNIRLLYPKHIEVQDVIAAVNYACLLFDDFGSVDDIDHLGNRRIRSVGELLQNQFRIGLARMERVVRERMTIQDMDYATPQALINIRPVVAAMKEFFGSSQLSQFMDQTNPLSELTHKRKMSALGPGGLSRDRAGFEVRDVHNSHYGRMCPIETPEGPNIGLMTSLTTFARINEYGFIEAPYRKVKKPEGIVTDEIDYLMADVEDKMIIAQSNEELDKDNRFVNDRIVARGIKGAIDVFKREDIDYMDVSPRQIVAVGTASIPFLENDDANRALMGANMQRQAVPLITTEAPVIGTGIEYKAAVDSGVVVVAKEDGVVESVDAKTIVIKNKNKKLDTYELDKFRRSNSGTTINQRPIVAEGEKVKKGDVIADGPSTDMGEMAIGKNILIAFMTWEGYNYEDAILINEKLVVDDVFTSVHIEEYEIDSRDTKLGPEEITRDIPNVGDDMLKDLDEEGIIRVGAEVTSGDILVGKVTPKGETELVPEERLLRAIFGEKAREVRDTSLKVPHGETGIVVDVRSYTRAAGDELPPGVNRTVRVYVATKRKIMVGDKMCGRHGNKGVISRILPEEDMPFLPDGTPIQIVLNPQGIPSRMNLGQVLEVHLGLAAKKLGLHIATPVFDGANEEDIMKALDEAGYPRSGMIKLRDGRTGEEFDNPATVGYMYMLKLHHMVDEKIHARSTGPYSLVTQQPLGGKAQFGGQRFGEMEVWALEGYGASHVLQEMLTVKSDDIVGRVKTYEAIVKGENIPKPGVPESFKVLIKELQSLALDVKVLDENKNEVELKDDLEDEPSDLNSITKEMSTLGVDYDENDVNEEGEYSLDNLRETESLEDEEYDDIEFNEE; encoded by the coding sequence ATGGTACATCCTGTTAAATACGGCAAGAGAACAAGGATGAGTTATTCTAGAATTCAGGAAGCTTTAGACTTACCTGATTTACTAGAGGTTCAAACTTCTTCTTTTAAATGGTTTTTAGAAGAAGGAATTAAGGAAGTTTTTCAAGATATTAGTCCAATCGAAGACTATGCAGGAAATCTTATTTTGGAGTTTGTGGATTACAAGATTGATGATGAGTTTAAGTATTCGCAAACTGAAGCTAGGCTTAGAGATGCCAGCTACTCTGCAGGTTTAAGAGCAAAGGTTAGGCTAATTAACAAAGAAACTGGAGAAGTTAAAGAGCAAGAGGTCTTTATGGGTGACATTCCTATAATGACTGACACTGGTTCATTTATCATTAACGGGGCTGAACGTGTTATCGTTAGCCAATTGGTAAGGAGCCCGGGAGCTTATTTTTCCAGCGAATTTGACAAGAATGGTAATGTTTTAATTTCAGGCCAAATGATTCCAAACAGGGGTGCATGGCTGGAATTTGAAACCGATACAACTGGGACACTTAGCGTAAGGGTCGATAGGACCAGGAAGGTTCCTATTACAACTTTATTAAGAGCTTTTGAAGTCGAGACTGATGAGGATATCATCGAAGCTGTCGGCGATTTTGAAGTGCTCAGAAAGACCTTGGAAAAAGACGTTGCTGAAAATAAGTCTGATGCTGTCCTTGAAATTTATAAAAAATTGAGACCTGGTGAACCAGCTACAGAGGAATCTGCAACAAGTCTCTTGTACAATATGTTCTTTGATTATAAGAGATATGACTTAGCCAAGGTTGGAAGATACACTTTCAACAAAAAGTTGGGACTTGCCAATAGGATTAAAGGTTGCAATCTCGCCAGAGATGTCGTGGATTTAAACACTGGAGAAATTTTATTCGAAGCAGGAGAGGCTCTTGACCTCGAAAAAGCTAAACAAATAGAAGATGCAGGAATTAATTTCTGCTATGTTATGCACAATGGCAAAGAGTTAAAGGTTGTTGGCAACCACTTTGTCGATGTTAACGTATATAAAGATAGGGTTGACCTGGAAGCATTGGGAGTAAAGGAAAAAGTTAACTATCCTGTAATGGAAGCCCTACTTGCTGATGAATCAATCAAGACCAAGGAAGATTTGGAAGACGCTGTTAGAAAAAACATCAGATTGCTTTATCCAAAACATATCGAAGTTCAAGACGTTATAGCAGCTGTGAACTATGCCTGCTTGCTTTTTGATGACTTCGGTTCAGTAGATGATATTGATCACCTTGGCAACAGACGTATTAGATCAGTTGGAGAGCTTTTACAAAACCAATTTAGAATTGGTCTTGCCAGGATGGAAAGGGTTGTTAGAGAGCGTATGACTATCCAAGACATGGATTATGCTACACCTCAAGCTCTTATCAATATTAGACCTGTTGTAGCAGCTATGAAAGAATTTTTTGGTTCCTCACAGTTGTCACAATTCATGGACCAAACCAATCCTCTATCAGAATTAACTCACAAGAGAAAGATGTCAGCTTTAGGACCTGGAGGTTTATCCAGAGATAGAGCAGGTTTTGAAGTTCGTGACGTTCACAACTCCCATTACGGCAGGATGTGTCCAATCGAGACACCTGAAGGACCAAACATCGGTCTTATGACATCACTTACAACTTTTGCCCGCATCAATGAATATGGTTTTATCGAAGCTCCTTATAGAAAGGTTAAAAAACCTGAAGGAATTGTAACAGATGAAATTGATTACTTGATGGCAGATGTTGAAGATAAGATGATTATAGCTCAATCAAATGAAGAGCTTGATAAGGACAATAGATTTGTAAATGACAGAATTGTTGCAAGGGGAATCAAGGGTGCAATCGACGTATTTAAACGCGAAGATATCGATTACATGGACGTTTCACCAAGGCAAATTGTAGCTGTTGGTACGGCTTCCATTCCTTTCCTTGAAAACGACGACGCTAACCGTGCTTTGATGGGTGCAAACATGCAACGTCAAGCAGTTCCACTTATTACAACTGAAGCTCCTGTAATCGGCACAGGTATTGAATACAAGGCCGCTGTTGATTCAGGTGTAGTAGTTGTAGCCAAGGAAGATGGTGTCGTAGAATCTGTTGATGCAAAGACAATTGTTATTAAGAATAAAAATAAAAAGCTAGATACCTATGAATTAGATAAATTCAGAAGGTCTAACTCTGGAACTACAATCAACCAAAGACCGATTGTAGCAGAAGGAGAGAAGGTTAAAAAAGGCGATGTAATTGCCGATGGTCCATCTACTGATATGGGTGAAATGGCTATTGGTAAAAATATTTTGATTGCCTTTATGACTTGGGAAGGTTATAACTACGAAGACGCTATTTTAATAAATGAAAAATTGGTAGTTGATGACGTATTTACTTCAGTTCACATTGAAGAATACGAAATCGATTCACGTGATACAAAATTAGGACCAGAAGAAATCACCAGGGATATTCCAAACGTAGGTGACGACATGCTAAAAGACCTTGACGAAGAAGGTATTATTAGAGTTGGTGCTGAAGTTACAAGTGGAGATATTTTGGTCGGCAAGGTCACACCTAAGGGTGAAACTGAACTCGTTCCTGAAGAAAGGCTCTTAAGGGCAATCTTCGGTGAAAAGGCCAGGGAAGTTAGAGATACATCTCTAAAGGTTCCTCACGGTGAAACTGGTATTGTAGTTGACGTTCGCAGCTACACAAGGGCTGCTGGAGATGAGCTGCCACCAGGAGTAAATAGAACTGTTAGGGTTTATGTAGCAACCAAGAGAAAGATTATGGTTGGGGACAAGATGTGCGGTCGCCACGGTAACAAGGGCGTTATCTCCAGAATTTTACCTGAAGAAGACATGCCATTCCTACCAGACGGCACACCTATTCAAATAGTATTAAACCCTCAAGGTATTCCTTCACGTATGAACCTGGGACAAGTACTTGAAGTTCACTTGGGTCTTGCTGCTAAGAAGCTTGGTCTCCATATAGCAACACCTGTTTTTGATGGGGCTAATGAAGAAGACATTATGAAGGCTTTGGACGAAGCTGGTTATCCAAGAAGTGGTATGATTAAGCTAAGAGACGGCAGGACTGGGGAAGAGTTTGACAACCCTGCAACAGTCGGCTACATGTACATGCTTAAACTTCACCACATGGTTGATGAAAAGATTCACGCTCGTTCAACTGGTCCATACTCACTGGTTACTCAACAACCTCTTGGAGGTAAGGCACAGTTTGGAGGACAAAGATTCGGTGAAATGGAAGTTTGGGCCCTCGAAGGTTACGGCGCCAGCCATGTTCTTCAAGAAATGCTTACAGTTAAGTCAGACGATATTGTTGGTCGTGTAAAGACTTATGAAGCAATTGTTAAGGGTGAAAATATTCCTAAACCAGGCGTACCTGAATCCTTCAAAGTTTTGATTAAAGAATTACAATCTTTGGCACTTGATGTCAAAGTCTTGGATGAAAATAAAAATGAAGTTGAACTTAAGGATGACTTGGAAGATGAACCATCAGACTTAAATTCAATCACAAAAGAAATGAGCACTCTTGGAGTTGACTATGACGAAAACGATGTCAACGAAGAAGGGGAATACAGCCTCGATAATTTAAGGGAGACTGAAAGCTTAGAAGACGAAGAATACGACGACATAGAGTTTAATGAAGAATAG
- the rpoC gene encoding DNA-directed RNA polymerase subunit beta', which translates to MYENENFESIKIGLASPEMIRSWSYGEVKKPETINYRTLKPEKEGLFCERIFGPTKDWECHCGKYKRIRYKGVVCDRCGVEVTKAKVRRERMGHIELACPCSHIWYFKGIPSRMGLILDISPRALEKVLYFASYVVIDPGNTPLLKKDLLTEAEYQQMQSEYPNEFRAGMGAEAIKELLQEVDPEAISKEIKKELEDATGQKRVRLIRRLEVVEAFRLSGNRPEWMILDALPVIPPDLRPMVELDGGRFATSDLNDLYRRVINRNNRLKRLLELGAPEIIVRNEKRMLQESVDALIDNGRRGRAVTGAGNRPLKSLNDLLKGKQGRFRQNLLGKRVDYSGRSVIVVGPDLKFYQCGLPKNMALELFKPHVMHELVANGKAHNIKNAKRMIDRMEPEVWDELEKVIKDHPVLLNRAPTLHRLGIQAFEPILVEGKAIKLHPLVCPPYNADFDGDQMAVHLPLSVEAQAEARLLMLSTNNILAPKDGKPITVPSQDMVLGCYYLTMDATYEQENIHTFKDYDEMMLAFDTKQIKLQDRVKVRVTLEDGSHKIVESTAGRFIFNQKIPQNLGFVDREEDKFSLEIDKTVDKKTLGRIIERCYDKYGNNITAELLDNIKSMGYYYSTIGAISISMQDVVVPENKQEILDKSQKEVDKYEKAFRKGLISEEERYEHVINIWNDSTDEVTDALMESLDHDNNIYIMATSGARGSKNQIRQLGGMRGLMASSTGKTVEIPIKSNFREGLSVLEFFLSSHGSRKGLSDTALKTADSGYLTRRLVDVSQDVIVREEDCGTTDYLEISAFKDGNEVIEELKDRLEGRYPFEDIVDPNTGELICSKDELISEDIAAKIQNLGFESVKVRSVLHCNARHGVCRKCYGKNLANGRKVDIGEAVGIIAAQSIGEPGTQLTMRTFHTGGVAKAEDITQGLPRVEELFEARKPKGVAVISEIDGKVTIVESDKKREVVVENKDATEIYPIVFGSRIKVKDGQEIKAGDPLTEGSINPHEIFKVKGVQGVESYIVKEVQRAYRMSGVDINDKHVEIIMRQMLSKVRIENAGDSDFIPGTLVGITDFKAANAELEAAGKIPASAKRVLLGITKAALATDSFLSAASFQETTRILADAAIKGKEDYLLGLKENVIIGMTIPAGTGVKRYLNIDVPLSDDDPLKKKLEEKPVVEKEEPQILGDLPMNEILKELQRQENENF; encoded by the coding sequence ATGTACGAAAATGAAAATTTTGAATCAATTAAAATTGGTTTAGCATCTCCCGAGATGATTAGGTCGTGGTCATATGGTGAGGTTAAAAAACCTGAAACCATCAACTATCGTACCTTAAAGCCAGAAAAGGAAGGACTTTTCTGCGAAAGAATCTTCGGACCTACTAAGGACTGGGAATGTCATTGTGGGAAATACAAAAGAATTAGATACAAGGGTGTAGTTTGTGACCGCTGTGGTGTTGAAGTAACTAAGGCCAAGGTCCGTCGTGAAAGAATGGGCCACATTGAACTCGCTTGTCCTTGTTCACACATTTGGTATTTCAAGGGTATTCCTTCAAGGATGGGACTTATACTTGATATTAGTCCTAGAGCCCTGGAAAAAGTTTTATACTTTGCAAGTTATGTAGTAATAGATCCAGGCAACACACCGCTTCTCAAGAAGGATTTGCTCACTGAAGCTGAATACCAACAAATGCAAAGCGAGTATCCAAACGAATTTAGAGCAGGTATGGGTGCTGAAGCTATCAAAGAACTTTTACAAGAAGTTGATCCAGAAGCAATTTCTAAGGAAATTAAAAAAGAATTGGAAGACGCCACAGGACAAAAACGTGTCAGACTTATCAGAAGACTGGAAGTTGTAGAGGCATTTAGACTGAGCGGCAACCGTCCAGAATGGATGATTTTGGATGCCCTCCCAGTTATTCCACCAGATCTTAGACCTATGGTTGAGCTAGATGGTGGTAGATTTGCAACTTCTGACTTGAACGATTTATATCGTAGGGTTATCAATAGAAACAACCGTTTAAAGAGATTACTTGAATTAGGCGCTCCTGAAATTATCGTTAGAAATGAAAAGAGGATGCTCCAAGAATCAGTAGACGCTCTTATTGATAACGGTAGACGTGGCAGAGCTGTTACAGGCGCAGGCAACAGGCCGTTAAAGAGCTTGAACGACCTCTTAAAGGGTAAGCAAGGTAGGTTCCGTCAAAACCTACTTGGTAAGCGTGTTGACTATTCAGGCCGTTCTGTAATTGTTGTTGGTCCAGATTTAAAATTCTACCAATGCGGTCTGCCTAAAAATATGGCTCTTGAACTTTTCAAACCACATGTTATGCACGAGCTAGTTGCAAATGGCAAGGCTCACAATATTAAAAATGCAAAACGCATGATAGATAGGATGGAACCAGAAGTTTGGGATGAACTTGAAAAGGTTATCAAAGACCACCCAGTTCTACTAAACCGTGCACCGACCCTTCACAGGTTGGGTATCCAAGCATTTGAACCGATCCTAGTTGAAGGTAAGGCTATTAAGCTTCACCCTCTAGTATGTCCGCCATACAACGCTGACTTCGACGGGGACCAAATGGCTGTTCACCTTCCATTATCAGTGGAAGCTCAAGCTGAAGCAAGACTACTCATGCTATCAACAAACAATATCTTGGCTCCAAAAGATGGCAAACCAATTACAGTTCCATCTCAAGATATGGTTTTGGGTTGCTACTATTTAACCATGGATGCAACTTATGAACAAGAAAATATCCACACCTTCAAAGACTATGATGAAATGATGTTGGCTTTTGATACAAAGCAAATCAAACTTCAAGACAGGGTTAAGGTAAGAGTTACTCTAGAAGATGGTTCGCACAAGATTGTAGAATCAACTGCTGGCAGATTTATCTTTAACCAAAAGATTCCACAAAATCTTGGTTTTGTAGATAGGGAAGAGGATAAGTTCTCACTTGAAATAGATAAAACAGTCGACAAGAAGACATTAGGTCGGATTATCGAAAGATGCTATGATAAATATGGTAACAATATAACAGCAGAACTTTTGGATAACATTAAATCCATGGGTTACTACTATTCAACTATTGGTGCAATTTCAATATCCATGCAGGACGTTGTTGTTCCAGAAAACAAGCAAGAGATTTTGGATAAGTCACAAAAAGAAGTTGATAAATATGAAAAGGCCTTTAGAAAGGGTCTGATTAGTGAAGAAGAAAGATACGAACACGTAATTAACATTTGGAACGACTCAACAGACGAGGTTACAGATGCACTTATGGAATCACTTGATCATGACAACAACATTTATATTATGGCTACATCAGGTGCTCGTGGTTCCAAGAACCAAATTCGTCAGCTGGGTGGTATGCGTGGTCTGATGGCTTCATCAACAGGTAAGACTGTAGAAATTCCTATTAAGTCAAACTTCCGTGAAGGCCTCAGCGTTCTAGAATTCTTCTTATCAAGTCACGGATCCAGAAAGGGTCTATCAGACACTGCTCTTAAGACTGCAGACTCAGGTTACTTGACCAGGAGACTCGTTGACGTTAGCCAAGATGTTATCGTTCGTGAAGAAGATTGTGGAACAACAGATTATCTTGAAATTTCAGCCTTTAAAGATGGCAATGAAGTTATTGAAGAACTCAAAGACAGACTCGAAGGCAGATATCCATTTGAAGATATAGTTGATCCTAATACAGGCGAATTGATTTGTTCAAAAGACGAATTGATTTCAGAAGATATAGCAGCAAAGATTCAAAACCTTGGTTTTGAAAGCGTAAAGGTTAGATCTGTCCTCCACTGTAATGCAAGACACGGCGTATGCAGAAAATGCTACGGCAAGAACTTGGCAAATGGTAGGAAGGTGGATATCGGTGAAGCAGTTGGTATTATCGCCGCTCAATCCATCGGTGAACCTGGTACACAGCTTACAATGAGAACCTTCCACACAGGTGGTGTAGCTAAGGCAGAGGATATTACTCAAGGTTTGCCACGTGTTGAAGAACTATTTGAAGCCAGAAAGCCAAAAGGGGTTGCAGTTATATCTGAAATCGACGGTAAAGTTACTATCGTTGAATCAGACAAGAAGAGGGAAGTTGTTGTTGAAAACAAAGACGCAACTGAAATCTATCCAATCGTATTTGGTTCAAGGATTAAAGTTAAGGACGGTCAAGAAATTAAGGCCGGTGATCCTCTAACAGAAGGTTCAATAAACCCACACGAAATCTTTAAGGTTAAGGGTGTTCAAGGGGTTGAATCTTATATAGTAAAAGAAGTTCAAAGGGCTTATAGGATGTCAGGTGTTGACATTAACGACAAGCACGTTGAAATTATCATGAGACAAATGCTTTCAAAGGTTAGAATTGAAAACGCAGGCGACTCAGACTTTATACCTGGCACTTTGGTCGGAATTACAGACTTCAAAGCAGCAAATGCTGAATTGGAAGCTGCAGGAAAAATTCCTGCAAGTGCAAAGAGAGTTTTACTGGGAATTACAAAGGCAGCTCTGGCTACTGATTCATTCTTGTCGGCAGCATCCTTCCAAGAAACCACAAGAATCTTGGCAGATGCAGCAATCAAGGGCAAGGAAGATTACTTGCTAGGACTTAAAGAAAATGTAATTATCGGTATGACAATTCCTGCAGGTACAGGCGTTAAGAGATATCTAAACATAGACGTTCCTCTATCAGATGACGATCCTCTAAAGAAAAAACTTGAGGAAAAACCTGTCGTTGAAAAAGAAGAACCACAAATCCTTGGTGACTTGCCAATGAATGAAATTCTAAAAGAACTTCAAAGACAAGAAAACGAAAACTTTTAA
- a CDS encoding zinc ribbon domain-containing protein has translation MKVCKNCNNIVDDSAKFCNKCGSAFEEAGGGNGADNRQYANNYQGQNKVNIDFSNYFAWFKKRLTNQNFEQEDDNFKYSLINLGIILGVFFLTLLGNSSALSLGLFVFIISTGLVLLMNYLGNRDIKKFINGLANKTVISAPFVLLAILLSLIPYFDRNPDLPLLLYGFSVLQYNVSLLDIMFNDRFGKRIKVYIAMIYFVLVAALIGKFVESMISSAIMNFF, from the coding sequence ATGAAAGTATGTAAAAACTGCAACAACATAGTTGATGATAGTGCAAAGTTCTGCAACAAATGCGGGTCTGCTTTTGAAGAAGCTGGCGGGGGAAACGGTGCAGATAACCGTCAATATGCAAATAACTATCAAGGCCAAAATAAAGTGAACATTGACTTTAGCAATTACTTTGCTTGGTTTAAGAAAAGATTAACAAATCAAAACTTCGAACAAGAAGATGATAATTTTAAATATTCGCTAATTAATTTGGGAATAATTCTTGGTGTTTTTTTCTTAACCTTGCTTGGTAATTCTAGTGCTTTATCACTTGGATTATTTGTGTTTATCATTTCAACAGGCCTTGTGCTTCTCATGAATTACTTGGGAAACAGAGACATTAAAAAGTTTATAAATGGACTTGCAAACAAAACAGTCATTTCTGCTCCATTTGTTTTGCTTGCGATTTTGCTTTCTCTAATTCCTTACTTTGATAGAAATCCTGATCTGCCTTTGTTATTATATGGATTTTCAGTTCTCCAATACAATGTATCTTTATTAGATATAATGTTTAACGATAGGTTTGGAAAGAGAATTAAAGTTTATATTGCGATGATTTATTTTGTACTGGTTGCAGCACTCATTGGAAAATTTGTTGAATCAATGATATCATCTGCAATAATGAATTTTTTCTAA
- the secG gene encoding preprotein translocase subunit SecG, whose amino-acid sequence MMYVLYALVLISSIALITLMMVQEGSDQSSVIMGVAPEALWGKDRGVSRDATLKRMTIIAAAVFFVTAFLLSVF is encoded by the coding sequence ATGATGTATGTACTTTATGCACTTGTACTTATTAGTTCAATTGCTCTAATAACACTCATGATGGTACAAGAAGGTAGCGACCAAAGCTCAGTAATTATGGGGGTAGCACCAGAAGCATTATGGGGTAAAGATCGCGGAGTATCTCGTGACGCAACATTAAAGAGAATGACTATTATAGCAGCTGCAGTATTTTTTGTAACTGCATTTTTGCTATCAGTTTTTTAG